The following are encoded in a window of Vicinamibacteria bacterium genomic DNA:
- a CDS encoding macro domain-containing protein: MHGDIATVQADVLVNAANTQLHMGGGVAAALRSRGGIEIHQEAIRQAPAALGTVVRTHAGRLSARFVYHAVVIDYDVSKGTSASDVATVMRNILAQAASDEVKSLALPLFGAGVGGLSIETSLETILDEIEQGSRDLEGPLQVTIAVRDREELERARECFRSYTDRESRKREESSLANDFLKELLKKRRD; encoded by the coding sequence ATGCATGGCGACATCGCCACGGTTCAGGCCGACGTTCTCGTGAACGCGGCGAACACCCAGCTCCACATGGGAGGGGGTGTGGCGGCGGCGCTTCGCTCCCGCGGTGGAATCGAGATCCATCAGGAGGCGATTCGACAGGCCCCGGCCGCGCTCGGGACCGTCGTTCGGACCCACGCGGGAAGGCTTTCCGCTCGTTTCGTCTACCACGCGGTCGTCATCGATTACGACGTGAGCAAGGGAACGTCGGCTTCGGACGTGGCCACCGTGATGCGAAACATCCTCGCGCAGGCTGCCTCCGACGAAGTGAAGAGTCTGGCGCTTCCTCTCTTCGGTGCCGGGGTGGGAGGGCTCTCCATCGAAACTTCCCTGGAAACGATTCTCGACGAGATCGAGCAGGGGAGCCGAGATCTCGAGGGACCGCTCCAGGTCACGATCGCGGTCCGCGACCGCGAGGAGCTCGAGAGGGCCCGAGAGTGCTTCCGCAGCTATACCGATCGCGAATCGCGCAAGAGGGAAGAATCGAGTCTTGCGAACGATTTCCTGAAGGAGCTTCTGAAGAAGCGCCGAGATTGA
- a CDS encoding WYL domain-containing protein yields MTSMGRGQLVSRTWRLVRLLDNARGRTLSELADELGCSSRTVIRDLRGLQDAGLPIYDEREGREKLWKFVEGFKSRVPPPFTVTELLALYFARRLSRVLRDTPFYASLESAHAKIAGLLPPESRALIDEYDAVLAARPGPFKDYSRQRKLIEVATEAARNRRSLDVTYHTFSRGVVTERRIDPYRLFYFQGGLYVIGFDHLRNEIRIFALERIQRWTLTEETFTLPEGFDFERHMKSALGIFRGREIEARIRFRPSAAPFVAERQWHETQEISTAHDGSIVLTMRVADTLELRRWILSFGSDADVLEPEHLRRQIRDEAQAILDQFERSDFVPGQLHLPIEDFLERQIRIGG; encoded by the coding sequence ATGACGTCCATGGGCCGAGGCCAGCTCGTGAGCCGCACCTGGCGGCTCGTCCGTCTGCTCGATAACGCGCGGGGGCGGACGCTCTCCGAGCTCGCGGATGAGCTCGGCTGCAGCAGCCGTACGGTGATTCGCGATCTGAGGGGCCTTCAGGACGCGGGGCTTCCCATCTACGACGAGCGCGAGGGCCGGGAAAAACTCTGGAAGTTCGTCGAGGGATTCAAGTCTCGCGTGCCTCCTCCCTTTACCGTGACCGAGCTTCTCGCACTCTACTTCGCCAGGAGGCTATCCCGTGTCCTCCGCGACACCCCCTTCTACGCTTCGCTCGAATCGGCGCATGCCAAGATTGCCGGCCTCCTGCCGCCGGAGAGCCGTGCCCTCATCGACGAGTACGACGCCGTACTCGCCGCACGACCGGGGCCGTTCAAGGACTACAGCCGCCAACGAAAACTGATCGAGGTGGCGACCGAGGCCGCCCGCAATCGCAGGAGTCTCGACGTCACCTACCACACCTTTTCTCGGGGTGTCGTGACCGAGCGGCGGATCGACCCGTACCGCCTCTTCTACTTCCAGGGCGGGCTCTACGTCATTGGGTTCGACCATCTTCGCAACGAGATTCGAATCTTCGCTCTCGAGCGGATTCAGCGGTGGACGCTCACCGAGGAAACCTTCACCCTCCCCGAGGGCTTCGACTTCGAACGGCACATGAAGAGTGCCCTCGGCATCTTCCGGGGAAGGGAGATCGAGGCGCGGATTCGATTCCGGCCCTCGGCCGCTCCGTTCGTCGCCGAGCGCCAGTGGCACGAAACGCAGGAGATTTCGACCGCGCACGATGGAAGCATCGTGCTCACGATGCGGGTCGCCGACACCCTCGAGCTCCGGCGCTGGATCCTGAGCTTCGGCTCCGACGCCGATGTGCTGGAGCCGGAACACCTGCGACGTCAGATCCGTGACGAGGCCCAGGCCATCCTGGATCAGTTCGAGCGATCCGACTTCGTTCCCGGCCAGCTTCACCTACCGATCGAGGACTTCCTGGAACGGCAAATACGCATCGGGGGCTAG